Within Mongoliitalea daihaiensis, the genomic segment AAAGAATAAACTTTTTTTATAGTTTTTGAAAAAAAATTAGCGTGCAATTCGGCTAAACTATATTTTTTTTAAATATACCGACATCCATTCCAATTATCGAATATTGTAAAATTCCAAATCAAAAAATTCAGAAATCGGTATGAAATCTCGGTCCAAATGAAAAAGAGGAACTTTTTGAGAAATAGCATACCAAGCAATCAAACAATCATAACTTTTCCGAATGGTATATCCCATGGTTCTTAAGACAGAATATATTTGTGCAGCACCTTCTGCAGCCTCAAATGGATTGGCATAGATTTGCTGCAATGCACTCAATTTGTCTTTCATCCATAAAAAATCGGTAGGATACTTCATCCCTTGCAAAATCTCTTGGTAAATGGGTGGACAGATCAAAACTTGATCTTTATTCAACAATTCCTGCACGGTAAAAGTAAGTTTGGGGTCCTTCCCATCAAAAAAAGAAATCCACACACTCGTATCTATCAACACCCCAACCATTTCAATCAGTTCTCATGGCTCCTAAATCACCAGTCCAATCAATCTTACCCGCCATTTCAGAAAGCTCTTTCATTTTAAGCAATCTTAGAAACTCTCTAAGCGCCAAATCAACCGCCTCCTTTTTTGTTTTGATGTCCGTTTTTTCAAGAATTTCATCAATTAGTTTCTGGTCAATTTCAATATTTGTTCTCATAGCAATATTATTTATACACAAAAATACAAAATTCTATACACATAATCATTTACATGCTATCACTGATTTTTAAAAATTACTCCAGGTTATTACTTATTGAATAAATTGGTATGGAAAATTATGAAGGGATTTGGGTACTTTTGTTGAGATGCGAGAGACGAGATATTAGAGTCAAGAGCAAAGAGCACCTTAACTATGTTTATTTAGAAAAAATTTGTGAAAATTAGTGTAATTCGTGGACTAGCGCTCCGCGGTCGTTGCGCACTACCGTGGCGCTCGTTGCGAGAAATCCAGAAGGAATCAAGGTGATTAAAAACTGCGCCTTTTGGACCCTATATACCGACAGGCAAGACTGCGGGAAACCAAAAGAATCTTCGAGGTTCAGAGATCTTAAAAGTTTAAAAAAATCAATGTTCAAACCTTCGAGGTTTTGAAAACCTCAAAGGTTAACTCAAGTACTATGCAAACCATCAAACATACCTTTATCGGCCCCATTTGCCAAGCCATCACCATGACAGGACTTCCCTTGAAAGGAGCGCTTAAAGATGAACAGCTTGAAATCATCAGCGAAGCAGGCATCCTGATCAAAAATGACCGCATCCATCAGATCAGCAATTACTGGGATCTATATCCCGAAGCACAGTCAATAGGGGCTGAAATGGTCAGTTTAAAAGGGGACTTTGTCGCATTGCCTGGCCTGATTGATTGCCATACGCATATTTGTTTCGGCGGTAGCCGTGCACAAGACTATGCCATGCGCAATGCTGGTAAATCCTATCTGGAAATCGCCAAAGCAGGCGGAGGTATCTGGGACACGGTCACCCAAACCCGAAAAGCCAAACAGGAAAAGTTGGTTCACTTGACTGTTCAGCGAGCCAACAGGCACCTCAAAGACGGTATCACCACCATTGAAGTCAAAAGTGGTTATGGACTCTCTGTAGCCGAAGAACTCAAAATGCTCCGAGCCATCCAAGAAGCCAATGACAGCACCTATGCAGACCTTATTCCAACTTGCTTGGCAGCCCATATTCCCCCTAAAGACTTCCAAGGAACCCAGCGTGATTATCTGAAAGCTATTGCTGAAGAACTTTTCCCCATCCTCCAAGGAGAAGGCTTAGCCAATCGCATCGATGCTTTTATTGAGGATACGGCTTTCACATCAGAAGATATACAATCCTACTTCCACAAAGCCAAAGAAATGGGCTTCGACATCACAGTTCATGCGGACCAGTTCCATGCTTCCGGTTCGCAGGTAGCTGTCAACTTCGGTGCCATCTCCGCCGACCACCTAGAAGCGAGTTCAGACAAAGAAATCAAACTGCTAGCCCAATCTGATACCATAGCAGTAGCCTTACCGGGAGCGTCGATGGGTTTGGGTGTAGCCTACACTCCTGCACGAAAACTACTCGATGCAGGTGCTTCCCTAGCTATCGCCTCTGATTGGAATCCAGGTTCGGCCCCAATGGGTGATTTGCTCATGCAAGCTGCTGTATTGGGTACTTACGAGAAACTCAGCAATGCGGAAGTCTTAGCCGGCATCACCACGAGAGCCGCAGCCGCCCTGAACCTCCACGACCGCGGACAATTGAATCCGGGCATGTTGGCCGATATCGTTCTTTTCCCCACTGCCGATTATCGGGAAATTACGTATATGCAGGGAAGGTTGAAGCCGTTCAAAGTGTTTAAAAATGGAGTTGAAATAAAATGAAATATGGTGGAAATAAAGTTGAAATATGATGGAAATAACAGTGCAGTAGAAAGCTGACCAAGCTTAATAAGATAAGTTGAAAAGAATTGAAATAATTTCTTAAATTAAGCCTATGAAAAAAGTGAATTTGTCTAAATCAGCGATTGAGTTGCTTTGTGAAAAATATAAAGTGGAGGAGCTCTATGTTTTTGGTTCTGCTGTAACCGGTAAAATGACAGATGAATCGGATATTGATTTTTTGGTGAAATTTAAAAATTTTGACCTCAACAATTATTTTCTCAACTACCTAGAACTCAAAACCGCTTTAGAAATGATGACTGGAAGAAAGGTTGACTTAATTGAAAAGCAAACCTTGAAAAACCCTTTTTTAATCCAATCCATAGAAAAATCCAAAGAACTTCTTTATGGATGAAAAAATATTGAAATGGTTATACGACGTTCAATTTGCTGGGCTAGAAATTGAGGATTTTCTTAATCAGCATAAAATTGAGTCTGCCATTGATTACAGACAAAATATACTCCTGAAAAAGGCTATTGAGAGAAACTTAGAAATAATCGGAGAAGCGATCAATAGAATAGTGAGGAAAGACGATA encodes:
- the vapC gene encoding type II toxin-antitoxin system VapC family toxin; the encoded protein is MLIDTSVWISFFDGKDPKLTFTVQELLNKDQVLICPPIYQEILQGMKYPTDFLWMKDKLSALQQIYANPFEAAEGAAQIYSVLRTMGYTIRKSYDCLIAWYAISQKVPLFHLDRDFIPISEFFDLEFYNIR
- a CDS encoding type II toxin-antitoxin system VapB family antitoxin, which codes for MRTNIEIDQKLIDEILEKTDIKTKKEAVDLALREFLRLLKMKELSEMAGKIDWTGDLGAMRTD
- the hutI gene encoding imidazolonepropionase, producing MQTIKHTFIGPICQAITMTGLPLKGALKDEQLEIISEAGILIKNDRIHQISNYWDLYPEAQSIGAEMVSLKGDFVALPGLIDCHTHICFGGSRAQDYAMRNAGKSYLEIAKAGGGIWDTVTQTRKAKQEKLVHLTVQRANRHLKDGITTIEVKSGYGLSVAEELKMLRAIQEANDSTYADLIPTCLAAHIPPKDFQGTQRDYLKAIAEELFPILQGEGLANRIDAFIEDTAFTSEDIQSYFHKAKEMGFDITVHADQFHASGSQVAVNFGAISADHLEASSDKEIKLLAQSDTIAVALPGASMGLGVAYTPARKLLDAGASLAIASDWNPGSAPMGDLLMQAAVLGTYEKLSNAEVLAGITTRAAAALNLHDRGQLNPGMLADIVLFPTADYREITYMQGRLKPFKVFKNGVEIK
- a CDS encoding nucleotidyltransferase family protein, with the protein product MKKVNLSKSAIELLCEKYKVEELYVFGSAVTGKMTDESDIDFLVKFKNFDLNNYFLNYLELKTALEMMTGRKVDLIEKQTLKNPFLIQSIEKSKELLYG
- a CDS encoding HepT-like ribonuclease domain-containing protein — protein: MDEKILKWLYDVQFAGLEIEDFLNQHKIESAIDYRQNILLKKAIERNLEIIGEAINRIVRKDDTFYNIIPESRSIIGLRNVIIHAYDGISDEMIWSVVTFHLPNLMRQVQIIISNSNS